The Musa acuminata AAA Group cultivar baxijiao chromosome BXJ1-8, Cavendish_Baxijiao_AAA, whole genome shotgun sequence genomic sequence GACATTAGAGAGATTTAAAGCAGTGGAAATCTCTAGTAATACTACTACAAATCTAATGTACTCCTTAGTACTGGTGAGCTGATCTATAAATAAAGGCCTCTGATAAATTTAAGAGTTTGAGGAATGTTAACTATTTTTACCATATCAAAATGAtagaaaaatcaatcttctgaatATCATATTCCTATGGTTGAAAAGATAGAGTTTGTTCTGAATATACTATAACCCAAAATTAAGCACTCTTGTAAGATAATCTCAGTCCCTAAAgtagaattaaaaaaaatcaacattCAAAGAGAACTTTCAAGGAATCAAACAGCTTTCACGAGGTATGAACCCAGTTTTTAACTATGAGGAAAGGCATGAACCAGTCGTCTCACTTATATTAAAAGTTAAAAACTTTATCCTATAAATTTTGAATATGACAATTGATTTAATTGATAAAGATCTAACCTATTGATAGTATAATTATGTTATAGAATCTTATCCTAACCacttatttttgaaaataaaatttttgtaataaaaaataagtGGTATATTTTCTTATCTATCCTCTAATAGTTATTTTCATGATTACATTAATTAGATGAATTACAACTAAATGGATCCTAAATCCTGTCTCACCTTCATCAACGGTGGTCCCTTCACTATTTTTATGCCAACTACATGACGTGATATTAGTTTTTCAACGCTAGTGACCTCTATGataaaagatattatatatatatatatatatatatatatatatatatatatatatatatatatatatatatatatatatatatatatatatatatatatatatatatatatcaactgtATATTGATATATTAGGTTAGTGATTGCTGAGCCATCTAATCCTAAgcaaattatcttttttatttttacattagtatatatgatatcaaggctcttaCAACAGGTGAGGCTTCTTCTTATATCTTGCGTTCTATCATGACTTGTAGTCTCATAGTCATGATAACCTCTAATAGATATGATACCATTACAAGTATTGATATGATTAATGATTCCAAGGTGGAAGATTAACATTATGCATTTTTTAACCTTAAACTCAATACAGAAAAGCATCGCACACTCTAAAAGACAAGTAAAGCGTGGGGTGACGTTTTATGAGATTTTTACTCTAATTCTGATTGTTGATGAGGCCTTGCTTTATACTATTACTTTGTATGTTGATTTTATTTCATAAGCTTTGATCTGTCTCTTTTTATCCCTACGTGAACATATCCTTACTAtattatattatctttattttctctttacatcaatataattcttatcttttttattaaaaaaaataatttactcAAGTACACCATAATCAAACtactattttatatataattttttaatttgaacCCTTAACCTAAGGATAAATGGATTTGGGTCATCTAACATATAAGTAGTTCAGGTGTATCAccatcaatcaatattttatgAGGTTTTAATTTTTGTCTTCTCTatgttatttgaacaaaaagagATATTTGAATGCCCTCTAAATTTTAtagctaaatatttttttattttttaattatctttaAGTCCCTTTTGATGACTTAaatctattttatcatgaatattagaTCGCATCTAACTACAAGTTCCAAGAATTTATAAGGCATAATGACTTGATagatattataaattattaataaaattatcatatTAGTGATCTTTAGGACGAATTCTGGAGACTTTTCCTCACTAGTGTCTCTCTTTTTTCTTAGTTCTAAAATACTTTATATTAGAAAGATCCATATGGTGAGCTAGGTCAgttacagtatatatatatatatatatatatatatatatatatatatatatataggattacaatatttttataaatatatcaaaaatattataactgtctttaaaaataatataaaaattaattttttttatattttaatttcttaACTAATAAGAGTACATATTTAAGACCGCAACAATGATAATAACAGTTTGTCTCATATTTTGAGTCATTGTTAcacaattattaaaaaaatcatatgtgAAAAAAACATCATAACtaacataaaaattaaaatttcctTGTAGGTTTTTATTCCCAAGGTAATAAGAATACCTATtaaacatgataaaatattataagtttttATACTTtgagttatagtgtttttgtattttaaatttttactTGTAGTGACAGTATTTTTGTATacatttacaatattttttgaTGTTTTTGTGAAGatattcaaaatattataattttatttaaaaatatcataattagatCGATTTATTTATGGACCAGTCCTTCCTATCTGGTAAAAGCATAATTCACTTGATGAAcaatttttcttttctataaagAAAATGTATCACTTAATGAGCCCTAACCATAAAAATAAGTTGTAATTCATGGAGTTAGAGCTATAATTACAATACCTaatttatttttgttgaatcCACCCCCTCAAGCAAACAAAACCAAAGAAGCTAAGAATAATATTGTGAGGCAAAATAGCTACAAATGAAAACACCTCCACCCAACATTCCAAAACTCAATCGAATCATAATGTCTTTTTGTCTCTTTCAAGATCACATAACTTGATAAATACTCGACGGCAGCTCTTTCTTGTGCACTGTGATCAAAACAAGGACAAGATAAAACCATGTACACATTAGAAGGAAAGAGTGTGTGGTATATATGGTTACCACTGATGATGGTTGAGTGATGCTGCAAAGaccatcttctcctcctcctcctccttcacttCCTCTCAACATATTGCTACTTGTCATCCTGGAGAAAGAATCCATTGCAGATCTCCTTCCTGCATGGCTTTAGCTATCTCTGATCGCCATAGTTTCTCATGATCCCCTTCGATCGGTCGTCTTCTGCATTCTCCTGTCCTAGTTCATCAACCCAACTTGAAATATTGGTTCCACCGCTCACCTTCAAGCCTTGTGTCGCCATGAGGCTCCCGAGACCTCCCATGGCGTAGCCCGAAGGCCCTTGCGCCCTAGCTACTGAGGAGGGCAAGGAGAGGGAACCGTACTCGGGTGTGGTTTGTGATTGGAGAAGGTGCTGGGAGATGAAATCATCAAAGACCGGCAATTCGCGCCTGCTGGTGGAACTTGGAGTAGCACTACTCGAAGAACTTGTCGCACTAGTGTTGATGGGTACGTTTATGTTGGCAAGAGTACTCCTAGCGATCGAGGCGATAGCGTGATCGAAGAGCAAAGTGGAGGCGGAGGAAGAAGACATGGGAGGGATGGAAGAAGAAGGAAACTTTTGGGCAGAGGGCCTAAGGAGGTAAGATGGGACGGCGGCCCCCAAGTTGAGGAGGTCGAGCCGAGGGCGGGGGAAGGGAGAGGCAGCAAAGGGCGGCGTCGGAAAGCCGGTGAACTGCTGCACCATGGCTCGGAAATTGGAGGTGTCAGTGGTGAGGACGGTGGTCGGAGCTCGCCGCGACGCCCTCGACCGCTTCTTGGACCCTCGTGGGGCGGCGGCAGAACGATCAGCTTGCAATACCGGTGGTGGCTGTAGCGACGACGGACTCGCTGATGCTGACGACCGTATGCCGTCGGTGGTGGTGCAAGTGGAGTACGATGACATAGAAGACGGTGGGATTCCTGCAGGCCACGTCGAGTCGAACTCCGGAGGCGGGAGGGGGAAGGAGGCGAGGTAAGGTGATAAAGGATcgaagatggaggaggaagaagggtgGTCGTGTTGGAGAGTGGTAGCGGTTGCTGCCGGCTGCAGCCGTGGATGCAGCGGTGGGAGGTTCAAGAAGGAGGAGATGGACTCACCTCGAGAGTCGCACTCGTCGTTGTCACCGCTGCTCGAGGACTGCATGCTGCCACTGTTGGTCGAATCCATGTTCGATGTATGCGACTAAAGATgtagaagagaaagagagagagagagagagagagagagagagatgatgtctTGGGTGGTAAAGAAGAGGTTGAAGAGTCGTCTGTTAAgggaggtggagagagagagagagagagggaaagagtTGTTTGTTCCACTTTTTCTATCTTTCCATGGATCTCTGATGGGTAGGAAAAAAGCTTAATCATTTTGTCTTGGGTGGGTAAGAGGGAATGGAGGAAAGAAGTAGAAAGGAAAAAAAGGGAGGAAAgggtagagagggagagagaacttCCATCCCAAAGAGAGGACAAATTGAGCTCACAGTTCCACTACAAAGATCCTCCACAGATTTCAGAGGAGGTGGGCCAACCAAAGTCTTAACTTGCTATAAGATTATATAGAAATGATGAGGTAAATTAACGAGGGTTTTGATGATAATATATGGTTGATTGATCCAAAATGAGATTGAGAGCAACAAGTGAAGTGATAATACATGTGAATTGGCGATTCCAAATCCCCAATCATTGATATCTGTGGGTACTGAGCGATAGTTAATTACCCATAGATAACATTACATATTACTTTATTTTATTCGCTTTtctctcttttattattattattattattattattattattattattattattattattattattattattattattattattattattattattattattattattattattattattattattattattattattattattattattattattattattattattattattattattattattattataagaatgATGCTTCTATTTGAATTCAGCATGCCACTTTTCTCGCTGAGAACACAAAATTGGAGTTTTGTACCTTATGTGGACAGACAAGAAAAAGAGCATCAAGCATGACATGATTTAAGAAAGGTTTTTGTTTCCGTTGTTTGACTTTTTCTATCTCATCTCAACATTAAATGTGTCTTCTATGCGACATTTACTTTTCAAAAGCATCGAGCGACCATTAACACTTGTCTCCAATCCAACTATGTTTTTGCTTTTTTGCCACTAATTCGTTGTTAACTCATCCATCACATGATTTCTTTCTTCTGTTCTGCTTGGAATGCACATGAAATGCAATTTGGTAGAATTTCCTATTCTATGCTATTTCATTTCTCATCCTCAAATCCATATTTTCTGTTAAATATAACCCTATTAAATAAACTATATATTTTTCTAATCAATATCCATCGTGAGTTCAAATATtagattatataaatataatttatagtattaaaaatatttatttataaactaatattattttttttttcttgaagaagACTGAGGTTTAATTAGTTTCTTTAAGAACGAACAGATTTCAACGATTTGCAAACTTAATATTAGTGATGACAGATCAGTGAGGTGGGTTTGGGTTGGTGGAACTATTTTGGATCAGCTCCACAACTTGACATGATCACGTTTCCACCACCATATCCCAACCCTTCTTCCCAACTCGTCTCAGTATTTGTTGAACCATCAACAAGTTTGTTGCACCCATCAAGCAGAATTGCATTGGAATCATCATCAACATTGTTATTActatcgtcgtcatcatcatcatcatcgatcaCTTTTTAGATTGATGATTATAGGTTGGTGTGGCACAAAGATTGATGTACAAATGTCACTTCTTAGGTCGGGTCGGACGTTTTCATGCTGTTCGGCCTTGCTTCAGACACGATCGTTTGCATTGGGGGGCCACTAAATTGACCTAAATCAAACTTTGCTTGTTGCAAGTCAAGGTTCCCCACATACTTTTCTCTCTGTCAATCGCCTCGACTTGATGCAGGGCTGAGATGAACGAAGGAGGTGAGTCGGACATCTTTAGAGTTCGATCACACGATGGGATGAGAAATGAGAGGCAGAGGATGGAGCTATATTCGATCACGATTCAAACTGAAACCAGTTTGAAATCGAACTGGAAACGAGTTCTATCGTTTTCGTTCTTAGAatttgaattttcctctaaataaCCAATATGACGCttctaataatttaataaataattaactaaaaaatattttaagaaaaaaaaagatagacaGTTAAATCAGAATCGGGTTCAATTTCAATTTCAATTTCAAAAttgatataataaatttatagattttaaaaataaaatcagaACCGTTGATTCTAAATCCATATCAGGACCAAATATATCTGATCTTATCTGTGGACGAGAGCTGAATCGATCTCTCTGATCACGAAGTTAGCTCGGGCCCTGAGACACCGAAACCGGAGAGGAAGTGGGGAGAGAGAGTCAAACACCGGCCAACACCGTCGTACAATCCTCCACGAGCCTGTAGAAAAAATATTCTCCGAAAATTcctaattcgaaaaatattttgtaCGGCTTTTGTCGTCATACGCCAGTTTGGATCCAGTGGTCAAGTTTCTTGCGTCGACGGTGAATGGACAATCTTGCCCCTATCACCACCTCTACTGTTCTACCGTCTGCGGCTACGGGCTATCTACCAATTGTCGGAGTGGCAGTTAGACCAGCGCATGACAAGAGTCTTGCGCGTGCGATAGTTCGTAGACCGTTCGTCCGTGGCCATTCTTCATGTGACGAGCGTCAAGACAGCTTTACACCTTGCTGCCAGACACCTGGAAGTCGTCACTTTCGCCGCCACTTAGCCCACGACTCGAGACAGAAACATTGCTGGTGAAAAGCAAAGCAATGGTGGGTGGGAGGACACCCACTCGACATCCACACCACGAAGCCACGTGCCAAAGAGGTGCCTGATACCGTGGAAAAGTCTGCACGAGTAGGCAGTAGCTGTCTTGGGACTGCGTGATCGTGACCCGCAACACCGAGTCCGCAGACCAAACCAATCGGATTGGCCATCGAAGCAGCAAACAGTTGTCTGAGATCAATCTCCAGATGCCTTCGACTTGTCTAAGTTCGTGGCTTCCACGGTGTCTTTCTCGGACCAGTTTTGTGGTGTGTTGTGGCACTGCCGTTTTATTTTCTAACGTTGCTTTCGATCGGTTTATGAATAGGGATACAAGTTTGGTTGCATGAGGAAGAACTTGACTTTGGGTTAGAAAAATATATCCAATATTTGACCTTTTGAACTATCATAGTTTCAAAACGATTCCCGTTCTACCAAGGAACTGAACTAAATTGGATTCCAGGTGATTTCGATTTTAGAATAAGAATCGATGATTCTGATTTTGATTAAGAAATTAATGATTCTGATTCCATTTCTGAACCAAAATCAGGTTCCAATTAGTTGTTTATTAAGTCTTGGAAGAGTAGACAATTGaccatttagatttttatttttctaaagggTTCCGATTCTAATTTCAAATTTCCAAGAACGAGGAACCAAACCGGTGACTCGGTTCAGTTTTGATTTGAATGATCAAATCTAGCCCAAGAGATAAAATATCGATTATCACTTATCTCGTATCTCACTTTAATTCGTGGATAGAAAACAATTGACCGgtgcaaaagataatatcaaggtgtgtgtaattttttttttacagacATATATGTACCTTAAGTGCTCATTTAttacataataaaatataatattagtttTATGATCGATGGTTTAACGAGAAAATATTATTTGATAGGTTAACTTGGCATATCTAAGTATTGAGGGAAAATGTCATTGACATTGACATCTTGGACAGTTCGACATGATCAACTCCTGTGTACGTAGGAATGTTCGAGATCTCCTTAAGGTAAAAATATTATGCTTCCGAGATGGATTCGAGATGGCATCTAGGTGGCTCGAGACACCATTTGTACCGAGACCGAGGATACGAAAGGTTTTCTGACCCAATCCCTCTAACGCTCAAGTTAATACTATGAAGTCCCCAAATGTATATTAGAGTAGTTTTCCTTAAAGGAGTTACCTTTCTCCTTGTTtagaatatatttttatgcttttgAAAGAGGGGAAGAAAGTTTGTGATTGTCTTCTTTTGTCATaaaggaggattggtcgacgtactgAAGATTATATTTCTTAATAGAAGTTCGAGCATCATGCCGaaaggatcggatattgtgccaaaaGCTCGGATGTTATGGGAAAGTCACATAATGATAGATCAAGCGATATGTTGAAGGAAAGGATGATGTATTGAAAGTTCGGAGGAAGTGCCGGAAGATCGATGACATGTTGGAATGGCGTACAATGTACTAAAAGCTTCGTAATTATTTCGGATATGTGGTTTATGTGGTTAGATTATaaagtcttgatcgaagtattTCTAGGTCAAATTGAGTTGATATTGAGTCGAGACCATGCCAACTTATCAAGAAAGCCAATGAGCTTAAACTCGAGCTCAATTGGGCCAATTAAAAGACCAAACTAGTGATCTAATGCAGgc encodes the following:
- the LOC135587776 gene encoding uncharacterized serine-rich protein C215.13-like — encoded protein: MDSTNSGSMQSSSSGDNDECDSRGESISSFLNLPPLHPRLQPAATATTLQHDHPSSSSIFDPLSPYLASFPLPPPEFDSTWPAGIPPSSMSSYSTCTTTDGIRSSASASPSSLQPPPVLQADRSAAAPRGSKKRSRASRRAPTTVLTTDTSNFRAMVQQFTGFPTPPFAASPFPRPRLDLLNLGAAVPSYLLRPSAQKFPSSSIPPMSSSSASTLLFDHAIASIARSTLANINVPINTSATSSSSSATPSSTSRRELPVFDDFISQHLLQSQTTPEYGSLSLPSSVARAQGPSGYAMGGLGSLMATQGLKVSGGTNISSWVDELGQENAEDDRSKGIMRNYGDQR